One genomic window of Nocardioides daphniae includes the following:
- a CDS encoding flavohemoglobin expression-modulating QEGLA motif protein, whose amino-acid sequence MSGTSPFSAADLAVDRALAQVSESFSFLLHITPVDADEAKQEFLAGRVTDPVFTYRELSDEPAVLEEQLAGIDVTTVEDRTLAHLLRAKHRELALQLEMLKARDTADFHALSIELYGGVSPGLREHAERVLAGIGWVEPAGDPLDAEQFCALATEEIGYYREQAPGIEMHAEIRPDVNGVMVSGDTLLIGPESTIQRNRAAALLHHEVGTHLVTHVNGLAQPVKVLGTGLAGYDETQEGLAVLGEVACGGLTPFRLRQLADRVLTVHRMVDGASFAQAYAALVEAGVPEGSAFTTVMRVYRAGGTTKDAIYLRGVVDLLAHLADDGDLDLLWLGKFSLQDLPLIAELDERGALAPPRLLPRYLDDPTSTERLGWASGVTDLSQLVEGHA is encoded by the coding sequence ATGAGCGGCACCTCCCCCTTCTCCGCCGCCGACCTGGCTGTCGACCGGGCGCTCGCGCAGGTCTCGGAGAGCTTCAGCTTCCTGCTCCACATCACCCCGGTCGACGCCGACGAGGCGAAGCAGGAGTTCCTCGCCGGCCGCGTCACCGACCCGGTCTTCACCTACCGCGAGCTCTCCGACGAGCCCGCCGTCCTGGAGGAGCAGCTCGCCGGGATCGACGTGACGACCGTCGAGGACCGCACCCTCGCGCACCTGCTGCGCGCCAAGCACCGTGAGCTGGCCCTCCAGCTCGAGATGCTGAAGGCCCGCGACACCGCCGACTTCCACGCGCTGAGCATCGAGCTGTACGGCGGCGTTTCGCCCGGCCTGCGTGAGCACGCCGAGCGGGTGCTGGCCGGGATCGGGTGGGTCGAACCGGCAGGTGACCCGCTGGACGCGGAGCAGTTCTGTGCGCTCGCCACCGAGGAGATCGGCTACTACCGCGAGCAGGCGCCCGGCATCGAGATGCACGCCGAGATCCGGCCCGACGTCAACGGCGTCATGGTCTCCGGCGACACCCTGCTGATCGGCCCGGAGAGCACGATCCAGCGCAACCGCGCCGCCGCGCTGCTCCACCACGAGGTCGGCACCCACCTGGTCACCCACGTCAACGGCCTGGCCCAGCCGGTCAAGGTGCTGGGCACCGGGCTCGCCGGCTACGACGAGACCCAGGAGGGGCTCGCCGTGCTGGGCGAGGTGGCTTGCGGCGGTTTGACGCCCTTCCGCCTGCGCCAGCTCGCCGACCGGGTGCTCACCGTGCACCGGATGGTCGACGGCGCGTCGTTCGCACAGGCGTACGCGGCCCTGGTCGAGGCGGGGGTGCCGGAGGGCAGCGCCTTCACCACCGTCATGCGCGTCTACCGCGCGGGCGGCACGACGAAGGACGCGATCTACCTGCGGGGTGTCGTCGACCTGCTGGCCCACCTCGCCGACGACGGCGACCTCGACCTGCTCTGGCTGGGCAAGTTCTCCCTGCAGGACCTGCCGCTCATCGCCGAGCTCGACGAACGAGGCGCGCTCGCGCCGCCGCGGCTGCTGCCGCGCTACCTGGACGACCCGACGTCGACCGAGCGACTCGGGTGGGCCTCAGGGGTGACTGACCTGAGCCAACTAGTGGAAGGACACGCATGA
- a CDS encoding N-formylglutamate amidohydrolase has protein sequence MDEIVEFVGPWDGQVVATSVHAGHEVRPELQPEMVLDEDTRLREEDPFTDRIASVVPSRMVTHRSRFEVDLNRPREEAVYREPDDCWGLDVWRDPPLSKELTEGSLAVYDHVYAALAERLDEVAARGPFVLLDVHSYNHRRDGAAAQPAPDADNPEVNVGTGSVNQEVFGPLVDRFVRALGEQVVRGHRVDARENVAFKGRALAWFVHTRYPGVGCVLALEFKKTWMDEWTGEVRDDHLEEIRAALTATLPVLEKSLADLDR, from the coding sequence ATGGACGAGATCGTTGAGTTCGTCGGCCCCTGGGACGGTCAGGTCGTCGCCACGTCGGTGCACGCCGGCCACGAGGTGCGACCGGAGCTGCAGCCCGAGATGGTGCTCGACGAGGACACCCGGCTGCGCGAGGAGGACCCCTTCACCGACCGGATCGCCTCGGTGGTGCCGAGCCGGATGGTCACCCACCGCTCCCGCTTCGAGGTCGACCTCAACCGGCCCCGCGAGGAGGCCGTCTACCGCGAGCCCGACGACTGCTGGGGTCTCGACGTGTGGCGCGACCCGCCGCTGTCGAAGGAGCTGACCGAGGGCAGCCTCGCCGTCTACGACCACGTGTACGCAGCCCTCGCCGAGCGGCTGGACGAGGTTGCCGCCCGCGGCCCGTTCGTGCTGCTCGACGTGCACTCGTACAACCACCGCCGCGACGGTGCCGCCGCCCAGCCCGCGCCCGACGCGGACAACCCCGAGGTCAACGTGGGCACCGGCAGCGTCAACCAGGAGGTCTTCGGGCCGCTGGTCGACCGCTTCGTCCGCGCCCTCGGGGAGCAGGTCGTGCGAGGACATCGGGTCGACGCCCGGGAGAACGTCGCCTTCAAGGGGCGGGCGTTGGCCTGGTTCGTCCACACCCGATATCCCGGGGTCGGCTGCGTGCTGGCGCTGGAGTTCAAGAAGACCTGGATGGACGAGTGGACCGGAGAGGTCCGCGACGACCACCTCGAGGAGATCCGTGCCGCACTCACGGCCACGCTCCCGGTGCTCGAGAAGTCCCTGGCCGACCTCGACCGATGA
- a CDS encoding VIT1/CCC1 transporter family protein, which translates to MSFDIGTDDDPQHFHDQMKGSVTGRLNWLRAAVLGANDGIISTAGVVMGVAGATTDESAILLAGVAALTAGAISMAAGEYVSVSTQRDSEKSILAMEKIELEQMPETERNELARMLRDKGLSEATAQQVATEMHEHDALAAHAEIEFGIDPDELTNPWHAAWASMVAFTLGALVPLLVLALLPASVRLPLTVVVVAVALAVTGAVSAHLGFSPKLRAVMRNVVGGLLAMGITYLVGMLFGVTVG; encoded by the coding sequence GTGAGCTTCGACATCGGCACCGACGACGACCCGCAGCACTTCCACGACCAGATGAAGGGCTCCGTGACGGGCCGTCTCAACTGGCTGCGCGCGGCCGTGCTCGGCGCCAACGACGGCATCATCTCCACCGCTGGCGTGGTGATGGGTGTCGCGGGCGCCACCACCGACGAGTCCGCGATCCTGCTGGCCGGCGTGGCCGCGCTGACGGCCGGCGCGATCAGCATGGCCGCCGGCGAGTACGTCTCGGTCTCCACCCAGCGCGACTCCGAGAAGTCGATCCTGGCCATGGAGAAGATCGAGTTGGAGCAGATGCCCGAGACCGAGCGCAACGAGCTGGCCAGGATGCTGCGCGACAAGGGTCTCAGTGAGGCGACGGCCCAGCAGGTCGCCACCGAGATGCACGAGCACGACGCGCTGGCCGCCCACGCCGAGATCGAGTTCGGCATCGACCCCGACGAGCTCACCAACCCGTGGCACGCGGCCTGGGCGTCGATGGTGGCCTTCACCCTGGGTGCCCTCGTGCCGCTGCTGGTGCTCGCCCTGCTGCCGGCGTCCGTACGCCTGCCGCTCACCGTCGTGGTGGTCGCCGTGGCGCTCGCCGTCACCGGCGCCGTCAGCGCCCACCTGGGCTTCAGCCCCAAGCTCCGCGCGGTCATGCGCAACGTCGTGGGCGGCCTCCTGGCGATGGGCATCACCTACCTCGTCGGCATGCTCTTCGGCGTGACCGTGGGCTGA